A single window of Vigna unguiculata cultivar IT97K-499-35 chromosome 1, ASM411807v1, whole genome shotgun sequence DNA harbors:
- the LOC114183673 gene encoding eukaryotic translation initiation factor 2 subunit alpha homolog yields the protein MGPNLECRMYEAKYPEVDMAVMIQVKNIADMGAYVSLLEYNNIEGMILFSELSRRRIRSVSSLIKVGRIEPVMVLRVDKEKGYIDLSKRRVSEEDIQACEERYNKSKLVHSIMRHVAETLSIDLEDLYIHIAWPLYRKYGHAFEAFKIIVTDPDSVLNTLTREVKEVGPDGQEVTKVVPAVSEEVKDSLVKNIRRRMTPQPLKIRADIEMKCFQFDGVLHIKEAMRRAEAAGNDDCPVKIKLVAPPLYVLTTQTLDKEQGILVLNNAITACTQSIEQHKGKLVVKEGARAVSERDDKLLAEHMAKLRQDNEEVSGDEDSEEEEDTGMGEVDVDNGSAITE from the exons ATGGGTCCGAACCTGGAATGTCGTATGTACGAGGCGAAGTACCCGGAGGTGGACATGGCGGTGATGATACAGGTGAAGAACATCGCTGACATGGGTGCCTACGTGTCGCTTCTCGAGTACAACAACATCGAGGGCATGATCTTGTTCTCAGAGCTCTCCCGCCGTCGGATTCGGAGCGTCAGCAGCCTCATCAAGGTGGGCCGCATCGAGCCCGTCATGGTCCTCCGTGTCGACAAGGAAAAGGGCTACATCGATCTCAGCAAGCGCAGGGTCTCCGAAGAGGACATTCAGGCCTGCGAGGAGAGATACAACAAGAGCAAGCTCGTCCATTCCATCATGCGCCACGTCGCCGAAACCCTAAGCATCGATTTGGAGGACCTCTACATTCACATTGCATGGCCCTTGTATCGCAAATACGGCCATGCTTTTGAG GCTTTCAAAATAATTGTGACTGATCCTGATTCTGTTTTGAATACTCTCACTCGTGAGGTCAAGGAAGTTGGCCCTGATGGGCAGGAG GTGACTAAGGTAGTGCCGGCTGTTTCTGAAGAAGTGAAGGATTCTCTTGTGAAGAATATTAGGAGACGGATGACCCCACAGCCCTTGAAAATTAGGGCagatattgaaatgaaatgttTTCAATTTGATGGCGTTCTTCACATTAAG GAGGCAATGCGTAGAGCTGAAGCTGCTGGAAACGACGACTGCCCTGTCAAAATTAAACTTGTTGCTCCCCCACTTTATGTTCTTACCACTCAGACACTGGACAAG GAGCAAGGAATATTGGTTCTAAACAATGCCATTACCGCTTGCACTCAATCAATAGAGCAACACAAGGGTAAACTTGTGGTCAAGGAAGGAGCTAGAGCA GTGAGTGAACGTGATGATAAATTGCTTGCTGAGCACATGGCCAAGTTACGCCAAGATAATGAGGAGGTAAGTGGTGATGAAGACagtgaagaggaagaagatacAGGAATGGGCGAGGTTGATGTGGATAACGGTTCTGCGATAacagagtga
- the LOC114183608 gene encoding probable methyltransferase PMT23, whose protein sequence is MAISVERLLRERKCPFIFTLLVFVICVTILTFTKNATSTLDPIGFYPDVKPQPVAHFSSPAPEKRQRLALKGEPFSDDANIDWKLCKGHYAVDYVPCLDNLKVIKALRTRRHMEHRERHCPPSPLHCLVPLPRGYKVPLPWPKCRDMIWYDNVPHPKLVEYKKEQNWVVKSGDYLFFPGGGTQFKEGVNHYTEFIEKTLPAIQWGKNIRVVLDVGCGVASFGGFLLDKNVITMSFAPKDEHEAQIQFALERGIPATHSVIGTQKLTFPDNGFDLIHCARCRVHWDADGGKPLFELNRILRPGGFFAWSATPVYRDDERDRKVWNAMVTVTKAMCWTVVAKTLDSSGIGLVIYQKPTSSSCYQERKENTPPLCEYSDKKSISSWYARLSGCLIPLPVDGEGNIQSWPMSWPQRLTAIPPSLSSESDATEKFLNDTKHWSELVSDVYIDGLSINWSSVRNVMDMNAGYAGFAASLVDLPVWVMNVVPIDMPDTLTTIFDRGLIGLYHDWCESLSTYPRTYDLVHASFLFKHLEQRCEIVDVVVEIDRIVRPDGYVLVEDSVEMMNKLGPVLHSLHWSVTLYQNRFLVGKKSFWRPRR, encoded by the exons ATGGCAATTTCTGTGGAAAGGCttttgagagagagaaaatgtcCTTTCATTTTCACGCTCTTGGTTTTTGTCATTTGTGTGACAATCCTCACGTTCACCAAAAACGCAACCTCTACCTTGGATCCCATTGGGTTCTATCCAGATGTGAAACCGCAACCAGTGGCACATTTTTCTTCCCCGGCTCCCGAAAAACGCCAAAGATTGGCACTCAAGGGAGAGCCTTTTTCGGATGATGCAAACATTGATTGGAAGCTCTGTAAGGGTCACTACGCTGTGGACTATGTACCCTGTTTGGATAACCTTAAGGTCATCAAAGCTCTCAGGACAAGGAGGCACATGGAACACAGGGAAAGACACtgtcctccttctcctctccaCTGTCTGGTACCCCTTCCCAGAGGCTATAAAGTCCCCCTTCCGTGGCCTAAGTGCAGGGACATG ATTTGGTATGATAATGTCCCTCATCCGAAGCTGGTTGAATACAAGAAGGAGCAAAACTGGGTGGTGAAGTCCGGAGATTATCTTTTCTTTCCCGGAGGTGGTACTCAATTCAAAGAAGGTGTTAACCATTATACTGAATTCATAGAGAAG ACACTACCGGCAATCCAATGGGGAAAGAATATCAGGGTTGTTCTTGATGTTGGTTGTGGAGTTGCTAGCTTTGGTGGCTTTCTTCTGGACAAAAATGTTATTACTATGTCATTTGCACCAAAGGATGAGCATGAAGCTCAGATACAGTTTGCATTGGAACGAGGAATTCCTGCAACTCATTCTGTCATTGGAACTCAAAAGTTGACATTTCCTGACAATGGATTTGATTTGATCCACTGTGCAAGATGCAGGGTGCATTGGGATGCAGACG GTGGGAAACCGTTGTTTGAGCTGAACAGGATTCTTAGACCTGGTGGTTTCTTTGCATGGTCTGCCACACCAGTTTATCGCGATGATGAAAGAGATCGCAAAGTATGGAATG ccatggtGACGGTAACAAAAGCAATGTGTTGGACTGTTGTGGCTAAGACTCTGGATTCATCTGGTATTGGGCTTGTTATATACCAGAAGCCTACCTCATCTTCTTGCTATCAGGAACGCAAAGAGAATACTCCTCCTTTGTGTGAATACAGCGACAAGAAAAGTATCTCATCCTG GTATGCCAGACTCAGTGGTTGCCTCATTCCTCTTCCGGTTGATGGTGAGGGTAACATTCAGAGCTGGCCAATGTCTTGGCCCCAAAGGCTCACTGCTATACCTCCAAGCTTATCGAGTGAATCAGATGCCACTGAGAAGTTCTTGAATGACACCAAGCACTGGTCTGAACTAGTTTCAGACGTTTATATAGATGGTCTTTCTATAAACTGGTCAAGTGTTCGAAATGTAATGGACATGAATGCTGGTTATGCAGG ATTTGCCGCGTCACTCGTTGATCTACCTGTGTGGGTGATGAATGTAGTACCCATTGACATGCCAGATACTCTTACTACCATATTTGACCGAGGGCTAATAGGATTATATCATGACTGGTGCGAGTCCTTGAGTACATACCCTCGAACCTATGATCTTGTTCATGCAAGCTTTCTTTTCAAACATCTTGAGCAAAG ATGTGAGATTGTAGATGTGGTTGTGGAGATAGATCGCATAGTGAGACCAGATGGGTATGTACTTGTTGAAGACAGTGTGGAAATGATGAACAAGCTTGGTCCAGTTCTGCATTCACTTCATTGGTCTGTAACATTGTATCAAAATCGATTTCTTGTTGGTAAGAAGAGTTTCTGGCGTCCAAGACGTTAG